The proteins below come from a single Streptomyces tubercidicus genomic window:
- a CDS encoding response regulator, with amino-acid sequence MKRSVGRRVSVSLRMLVRVFVLVNALLLAVVLTLSVGAVQSMQDAARAESRRSESLRLADELRQTSDDLTRMARTYAVTGESRYRDYFVEILAIRDGRAPRPEQYDRVYWDVVTDTGRRPTSSGPAASFDTLAARAGFTGQELSLLKSARSRSDALARIEEAAFAEIDSTAGTSRAAAGRDRAAALLYGADYHHAKAQIMQPIGRVFELVDVRTHRETAQAVGRATGYSSAAVGVALVMLCGMGVVAVVARRAIIRPVTMLDHATARIAEGDLRVRAPVGGVSEISSLATRFNGMTERVRLRTGELELLQRVAVTANEAADLTEATQVVLDLVCGYTGWQVGHAYWLAPGAARAEGAKLVPSQIWHSDDSAEFRSFRQAREASPLTPGKGLPGRVFASGKAVWIVDVTKTPEFSGVGHADDIGVHAAMGFPVLVGDEVVAVLEFFSFQLAEPDGVLLDLMGNIGTQLGRVVDRMRAETAARNVNLLLESTAEGIYATDLQGDCTFVNKAAAEILGYEPDSLVGNHMHELCSHAQRNGLLWSIEECPICAAYRTGRGRQTEGEMFRRRNGTVFPVACTSYPISEKGEVRGAVVAFSDVTAQRRAEEALQQAKEAAESANNAKSTFLATMSHEIRTPMNTIIGMTGLLFDTELDHEQRDFAGIVRESAGALLTLINDILDFSKIEAGKLKLEHQPFHVDECVETALELVAAQAAAKNIELACLVDPDAPEGMVGDVTRLRQVLLNLLSNAVKFTERGEIVVTVDAEPLADAGAGPTASPRYRWHFAVRDTGIGIAPNRIDGLFDLFSQVDVSTTRRYGGTGLGLAISKRLCELMGGTIFVSSQQGEGSTFRFTVEGETAAVRRRGRVPEARPELAGKRVLVIDGSAVNRQILMTQMASWGMQPVTTESPAEALEWLSAGAQFDLGILDAKMPEGNGPTLTETVQATQQHRSIPLIMLTSLGQQRNDLPNSQIAAYLTKPIRPSQLFDAIISVFTGQLAGPVSAVERTPEKHRSVPPGTLRILVAEDHAVNQRLAVLLLDKLGYRADVASTGLEVLAALERQTYDVILMDVQMPEMDGLEATQRIRSRWPGEGRPYIVAVTANAMEGDRGPCIEAGMDDYLTKPINLKELGNALARCARRGEPTHGDFGSSG; translated from the coding sequence ATGAAGCGTTCTGTGGGGCGGCGTGTGAGTGTGTCGCTCCGAATGCTCGTACGTGTTTTCGTCCTGGTCAATGCCCTATTGCTTGCCGTTGTGCTTACCCTGAGCGTGGGTGCTGTGCAGAGCATGCAGGACGCTGCACGGGCCGAGAGCCGGCGGTCGGAATCGCTGCGCCTGGCAGACGAACTGCGCCAGACCTCCGATGACCTGACCCGCATGGCAAGGACGTACGCGGTCACCGGAGAGTCACGTTACCGGGACTACTTCGTCGAGATCCTGGCTATTCGTGACGGTAGAGCACCGCGCCCCGAGCAGTACGACCGTGTCTACTGGGATGTGGTCACCGACACCGGACGGCGACCCACTTCCTCTGGACCGGCTGCCAGCTTCGATACGCTGGCCGCGCGGGCAGGGTTCACCGGTCAAGAGTTGAGCCTCCTCAAGTCGGCGCGGTCGCGCTCCGACGCTCTGGCGCGAATCGAAGAGGCGGCCTTCGCCGAGATCGACAGCACCGCCGGAACTTCCAGGGCAGCCGCCGGCCGGGACAGGGCTGCCGCACTGCTCTACGGCGCTGATTACCATCACGCCAAGGCTCAGATCATGCAACCGATAGGACGCGTGTTCGAGCTGGTCGACGTGCGTACACACCGAGAAACCGCGCAGGCAGTCGGCCGGGCGACTGGATACTCGTCGGCAGCGGTCGGCGTCGCACTGGTGATGCTGTGCGGTATGGGGGTCGTCGCGGTTGTGGCGCGGCGAGCGATCATCCGTCCGGTCACCATGCTCGACCACGCTACTGCGCGCATCGCCGAGGGCGACTTGCGTGTGCGTGCGCCAGTCGGGGGCGTCAGCGAGATCAGCTCACTCGCCACGCGCTTCAACGGCATGACTGAGCGGGTACGGCTCCGAACCGGAGAGCTTGAGCTGCTTCAACGCGTCGCGGTCACCGCCAACGAGGCCGCTGACCTGACTGAGGCGACGCAGGTTGTCCTCGACCTCGTCTGCGGCTACACCGGCTGGCAGGTGGGCCATGCATATTGGCTCGCCCCTGGTGCGGCACGGGCCGAGGGCGCCAAGCTGGTCCCCTCGCAGATCTGGCACTCCGATGACTCTGCAGAGTTTCGGTCATTTCGGCAGGCAAGGGAAGCCAGCCCGCTGACCCCTGGAAAGGGGTTGCCCGGACGTGTATTTGCCAGCGGTAAGGCTGTGTGGATCGTCGATGTGACCAAGACCCCTGAATTCTCCGGAGTCGGCCATGCGGACGACATCGGTGTGCATGCCGCCATGGGATTCCCCGTGCTGGTGGGCGACGAAGTCGTCGCCGTGCTGGAATTTTTCTCATTCCAGCTGGCCGAGCCCGACGGGGTATTGCTCGACCTGATGGGAAACATAGGCACGCAGCTTGGCCGAGTCGTGGACCGTATGCGTGCAGAGACTGCGGCACGCAACGTCAATTTGTTGCTGGAATCGACCGCCGAAGGTATCTACGCTACCGACCTCCAGGGAGACTGCACGTTCGTCAACAAGGCCGCAGCCGAGATACTGGGATACGAACCCGACTCCCTGGTCGGCAATCACATGCACGAGCTGTGCAGCCACGCCCAGCGCAACGGTCTTCTCTGGTCGATCGAGGAATGTCCGATCTGTGCGGCGTATCGGACCGGTCGTGGGCGCCAGACCGAGGGGGAGATGTTCAGAAGGCGCAATGGAACTGTCTTTCCTGTAGCTTGCACCTCTTACCCGATCAGTGAGAAGGGGGAGGTTCGTGGGGCGGTCGTCGCCTTCTCGGACGTCACAGCCCAGCGACGCGCCGAGGAGGCGCTGCAGCAGGCGAAGGAGGCAGCCGAGAGCGCCAACAACGCCAAGAGCACTTTTCTGGCGACGATGAGCCACGAGATCCGTACCCCGATGAACACGATCATCGGCATGACCGGACTACTGTTCGACACGGAACTCGACCACGAGCAGCGCGACTTTGCCGGCATCGTCCGTGAGAGCGCGGGAGCCCTGCTCACGCTGATCAATGACATTCTCGACTTCTCGAAGATCGAGGCCGGTAAACTCAAGCTTGAGCACCAGCCGTTCCATGTCGACGAGTGCGTTGAGACCGCGCTCGAACTCGTGGCCGCCCAGGCAGCCGCGAAGAACATTGAGTTGGCCTGCCTGGTTGACCCGGATGCGCCCGAGGGCATGGTGGGTGACGTCACCCGCCTCCGGCAGGTGCTGCTCAATCTGCTGAGTAACGCGGTGAAATTCACCGAACGAGGCGAGATAGTGGTCACGGTCGACGCCGAGCCTCTGGCAGACGCCGGCGCCGGGCCGACCGCGTCCCCGAGGTACCGATGGCACTTTGCTGTGCGGGATACCGGAATCGGCATCGCGCCCAATCGAATCGACGGACTTTTTGATCTGTTCAGTCAGGTCGATGTCTCAACGACCCGCCGCTACGGGGGCACCGGTCTTGGCCTGGCCATCTCAAAGCGCCTGTGTGAACTCATGGGCGGGACGATCTTCGTATCCAGTCAGCAAGGTGAGGGCTCGACATTCCGCTTCACAGTCGAGGGTGAGACGGCAGCCGTCCGGCGGCGCGGCCGTGTACCGGAGGCAAGGCCGGAGCTGGCGGGAAAGCGGGTGCTCGTTATCGATGGAAGCGCGGTCAACCGTCAGATCCTGATGACACAGATGGCGTCATGGGGCATGCAGCCGGTTACCACCGAGTCACCGGCCGAAGCGCTCGAATGGCTTTCGGCCGGAGCCCAATTCGACCTAGGCATCCTTGACGCAAAGATGCCGGAGGGGAATGGACCCACCCTCACCGAAACCGTACAGGCCACCCAGCAGCATCGCTCCATCCCGCTCATCATGCTGACTTCGCTCGGTCAGCAGCGCAACGACCTCCCCAATTCCCAGATAGCCGCCTACCTGACCAAGCCGATCAGGCCGTCCCAGCTCTTTGACGCCATCATCAGCGTCTTCACAGGGCAGTTGGCCGGTCCTGTGTCTGCCGTGGAGCGCACGCCTGAAAAGCATCGGAGCGTGCCCCCGGGAACTTTGCGGATCCTCGTCGCGGAAGACCACGCGGTCAATCAGCGGCTGGCAGTACTGCTGCTGGACAAACTCGGATACCGAGCCGACGTCGCGAGCACTGGTCTGGAGGTATTGGCTGCGCTCGAACGTCAAACCTACGACGTGATACTCATGGACGTGCAGATGCCAGAGATGGATGGCCTGGAGGCGACCCAGCGCATCCGCTCGCGTTGGCCGGGCGAGGGTCGCCCATACATCGTCGCCGTCACTGCCAACGCAATGGAGGGCGATCGGGGGCCGTGCATCGAAGCCGGGATGGATGACTACCTCACCAAGCCCATCAATCTCAAGGAGCTGGGCAACGCACTCGCCCGCTGTGCACGCCGGGGCGAGCCCACTCATGGTGACTTCGGCTCGTCAGGGTGA
- a CDS encoding HAD family hydrolase: protein MTADSILSWTPAAVVFDCDGTLMDTERHWEDARDMVLHSYGCAPSHEFAEKARGLHYTECGRLMADVAGRPELTGDMTESLLKHFRELVAADPTTMPGAPELVHSTVQFAPLAVASNCPLEVVESCLGMAGLRDCFSHIVVPDDTTRPKPHPDVYLTAAQLCGVDPADTLAVEDSHCGIQAAAGAGMRVLGVGPRPSDRETALADWWVHSLAEPAVQGWADARIPAQGTGPTGPGTTTA, encoded by the coding sequence ATGACCGCAGACAGCATCCTTTCCTGGACCCCCGCGGCCGTCGTTTTCGACTGCGACGGCACGCTGATGGACACCGAACGCCACTGGGAGGACGCCCGTGACATGGTGCTACACAGCTACGGCTGCGCGCCCTCGCACGAATTCGCGGAAAAGGCGCGAGGGCTGCACTACACCGAATGCGGGCGCTTAATGGCCGATGTGGCCGGGCGACCGGAACTGACCGGGGACATGACGGAATCATTGCTCAAGCACTTCCGTGAACTCGTCGCCGCAGACCCCACCACCATGCCCGGGGCGCCGGAATTGGTGCATTCGACCGTGCAGTTCGCCCCGCTGGCCGTGGCCAGTAACTGCCCACTTGAAGTCGTCGAGTCCTGCCTGGGAATGGCTGGACTCCGGGATTGCTTCAGCCACATTGTGGTACCCGACGACACCACGAGACCCAAACCTCACCCGGACGTCTACCTCACCGCCGCCCAACTCTGTGGCGTGGACCCCGCTGACACGCTGGCCGTCGAGGACTCCCACTGCGGCATCCAAGCTGCCGCAGGCGCGGGCATGCGGGTACTCGGAGTCGGTCCCCGCCCCAGCGACAGGGAGACGGCATTGGCCGACTGGTGGGTCCACTCGCTGGCAGAGCCGGCGGTGCAGGGATGGGCCGACGCCCGCATCCCTGCCCAGGGCACTGGACCCACTGGGCCCGGGACCACGACGGCATGA
- a CDS encoding ScbA/BarX family gamma-butyrolactone biosynthesis protein, with translation MSTSTVRVVGKSEPLSWSRTVERELVHRTSVAEVLLTDVRPADTPHAFLAAASWPRAHATFPRDGSQRHSPLILVETLRQLGLYIPLRFYAVPEVFRAVITDLFFHLSPADELPARAGATEITCSARVSAVRRAPDESAVGLRLNVTFAACGVTFGQGGGGVRFLDGARFTALRARSAVDAVPARPPEGGSRPPAAQLTVNHPHDALLALDQGELLVSPADPLHPFFFDHPTDHVPGMVLLEAARQAASYRSRGRLSRPLWGRLNASRFTELTPPARVLCTRHGSTCAFRILQGGTETACGTFNYT, from the coding sequence ATGAGCACCTCAACGGTCAGGGTCGTCGGAAAGAGTGAGCCGCTCAGCTGGTCCCGTACCGTCGAGCGGGAGCTGGTGCACCGGACCTCGGTGGCAGAGGTCCTCCTTACGGATGTACGACCGGCCGATACCCCGCACGCCTTCCTGGCGGCGGCGTCATGGCCACGCGCGCATGCGACGTTCCCCCGCGACGGGTCGCAGCGGCACAGCCCGCTGATTCTGGTGGAAACACTGCGTCAGCTCGGTCTCTACATTCCCTTGCGGTTCTACGCGGTTCCGGAGGTCTTCCGTGCGGTCATCACCGACCTGTTCTTCCACCTCAGCCCTGCCGACGAGTTGCCGGCCCGCGCCGGAGCGACCGAAATCACCTGCTCGGCACGGGTCAGCGCCGTACGGCGGGCGCCGGACGAGTCCGCCGTCGGACTGCGACTGAATGTCACCTTCGCCGCGTGCGGGGTGACCTTCGGCCAAGGTGGCGGGGGCGTGCGGTTCCTGGACGGCGCGCGCTTCACCGCGCTGCGCGCCAGGAGCGCGGTCGATGCCGTCCCGGCTCGCCCTCCGGAGGGCGGGTCGCGCCCGCCGGCCGCACAGCTGACCGTGAATCACCCGCATGATGCGCTCCTCGCTCTCGACCAGGGCGAGCTGTTGGTCTCGCCGGCCGACCCGCTGCACCCGTTCTTCTTCGACCACCCCACCGATCACGTGCCTGGCATGGTGCTGTTGGAAGCCGCCCGCCAGGCCGCCTCGTACCGCAGCCGGGGCAGGCTGAGCCGGCCCCTTTGGGGCCGGCTGAATGCCTCCCGGTTCACCGAACTGACCCCACCCGCACGCGTGCTGTGCACCCGGCACGGCTCGACGTGTGCATTCCGCATCCTCCAGGGCGGCACAGAGACGGCTTGCGGAACCTTCAATTATACGTAG